A genomic stretch from Lathyrus oleraceus cultivar Zhongwan6 chromosome 2, CAAS_Psat_ZW6_1.0, whole genome shotgun sequence includes:
- the LOC127121923 gene encoding uncharacterized mitochondrial protein AtMg00240-like produces MDILEETCLLNAKPTDTLMDQSIKLLSNYVEPLSDPGRYRRLVGKLNYLTVTRLDITFAVSVVSQFLNSPYQEHMDVVIRILRYIKYVPGKGIMYEDKRLTQIVGYSDADWTVSPIDRRSTSGYSVILVGNLVFSGKVRNKT; encoded by the coding sequence atggatattttggaagaaacatGTTTGTTGAATGCCAAACCAACTGATACTCTTATGGATCAAAGTATCAAACTACTATCCAATTATGTGGAGCCTCTATCTGACCCAGGAAGGTATAGGAGATTGGttggaaagttgaattatctcacaGTCACTCGTCTGGACATTACTTTTGCAGTCAGTGTGGTAAGCCAATTCTTAAATTCCCCTTATCAAGAACACATGGATGTTGTTATCCggattctgagatacatcaaatATGTTCCAGGAAAAGGTATAATGTATGAAGATAAAAGACTTACTCAGATAGTTGGATACTCTGATGCTGATTGGACAGTGTCACCCATAGATAGACGATCCACCTCTGGATATTCTGTAATTCTTGTAGGAAACCTTGTATTTTCTGGAAAAGTAAGAAATAAAACGTAA